From the genome of Alkalispirochaeta americana:
GAAGGTCGTCCCTTTTCCCGGCTCGCTCTCTACTGTTATTTCTCCTCCCAGAAGGTCCACCACCGAATGAACTATCGAAAGGCCCAACCCCAGCCCGGCTGTCTTTGCCGGGCTGCTCTGGTCCAGCTGTACGAAGGGATCGAAGATGCGGGAGAGTTCCTGGTGGGTCAATCCTGGTCCGGTATCCTGAACGGTCAAGAAGAGCCGCCCCTGACGGTAGACAAAGGAAACCGAGACCTCGCCCTGGGGGGTGAACTTGATGGCGTTGCTTGCCAGGTTTATCACGATCTGGGCGATACGTTCCTGATCCCCCACCACCGACCGGGGAAGATCCTGACAAGAGAAGGAAAAGTGCAACCCCTTTTGCCGGGCGGCCAGGTGGAGGGTCTGTTCCAGCCACTGCACGAGCGGGGGAAGATCGAACGGATTTGACTTGACCGAGAGAGTTCCCACAGTGATTCTGGAGACATCCAGAAGGTCCGAGAGCACTCTCAGGAGCTGCTCTGATGCCCCTCGAAGCATGTGGATCTGGGCCTGAGCCTCCTGGTCCAGATCTTTTTGGCCCAGCAGATCGATCATTCCCATGATTCCCTGGAGGGGGGTTCGCAATTCGTGACTCACGCTGGCCAGGAACCGCGATTTTGCATTATTGGCTTGTTCTGCCTGGGCAAGGGCATCCTGAAGTTGACTGGTCTTTCTTGCCACCTGACGTCGGAGCAGGAAAATCCAGCCGGCGCTCCAGAGCACCGCCGCCAAAGCACCCCCGACAAGGGCAAGGAGGATTCCCGCCGTTCTGCTTTGCCAGAACGAGGGGGTCTCCAGGACACCGAACCATTCCTGGTAGATGGTGTCGTGCAGTCCGGTGGAGTTCAGGATCGAGAGGCCCTCGTTCAAAATAGCCAGCAGCTCGGCATCGCCCTTGCGGACGGCCATTCCGTAGGGTCTGCGGAAAAGGGGAGGGTGCAGCATCTGCAGATTTGTATAGTTTTCTTGCCGGATCTCCCTCATCCCCTGGCCCATTCCGAAGATTGCGCAATCACCGGTGCCATCGGAAAGGGCTTTCAGAACCTGAGTCCAGTCCCGGACGGTGACAATTTCCCGGCCCAGTTCGTGGGTCAGGGCGTAGTCGTGGCCAAGATCGCCTTCCTGGACGAGAATCACTGCGTTGCCAAGATCACCGGGGCCGGTGATGGGCGAGCCTTTGCGGACAAATATCCCGTAGGAGGCGATCAGGTGAGGTACGGTGAACTCGTGAAGGTCTTCCCGTTCGGGGCTACGGTACATACCGGCAAGCATATCGATCTCACCGGACTGGATCCTTCGGCGAGCCTCGGCCCAGGAAGTCAGTTCTATGGTAATGTCCAATCCCATGATCAGGGCAATGTGATTGAGAATCGCGATGTTGAACCCGTCGGGTTCTCCCCGGGCATTGATGAACTCAAAGGGGGGGTAATCCCAATCGCCGCCAACGACGATGGACCGCGTTGTTTCCAGGGAGGGGATGAACTCGGGCTGTGATCCCTGCTCGAAAAGGACGCTGCGCTCTTGCCGGATGGTGCAGGTAATCAGGCTTGCCGTCAGGACAGCCAGGAGGGCCAGTACTATCAAGGCAACCGTGACGAGACGGGGTAATCGGGATGTGCCGGAGGAATCGAAGAGCCCCATACCTCTAGTATGGGACAGGTCGTGGCAATTGGGTAGAGCCAGGGAGGTGTTTTTGGTACTGTCAATGGAATCGACGGGGGATGGAAAGTCTTCCTTGACCGGGCCTCCTGAATGCGGTTAAAATAGTTTCTTACAGACAGGAATAAAATAACAAACGGTAACCAGGGGGGTATCCTAATGCAGAAAGCACCGGTCATTGTCATCATTGGGGCGGGAAGTGCCGTCTTCGGCCAGAGAGCCATCTCGGCCATATTGCGCTCGGAACGGCTCAGGGGCGCTGATCTTCGTCTGGTCGACATCGACGAATCGGCCCTGGAATGTATGTATAATCTTGCCCAGGTAATGAACCGCCAGTGGGGATCGATGGCCTCCGTCAGTGCGCACACCGATCGCCGTCAAGCCTTGCCGGGTTCTGATTTTGTGATCGTCTCGGTACAGGTAGGACCTCGTGAAGAAGTTTGGGAGAAAGATTGGCGCATTCCCCGGGACTACGGCATTCATCAACCCTACGCAGAAAACAGTGGTCCCGGCGGGTTGGTTCATACAGCTCGAAATCTGCCTCTCATTCTGGCTATCGCCCGGGATATGGAAGAGCTTTGCCCCCAGGCCTGGATGATGAATTACGTGAATCCCCTGATCCGGCTCACCCAGGCTGTGGCGCGTTATACAAAAATAAAGGTGGTGGGTATGTGCCACCAGCTGCTCTGGGGGTACGCCATGGCCATGGCCTTGCTGGCTGATCTCTACGGAATCGATGTCCCCGGGGATGTCAAAATAGACACCAACCACGAGACCCGGCATTTTCGGGAGCCTCTCATGGCAGCAGGTCTTGAACATCTGGATATCAAGGCTGCCGGAATCAACCATTTTTCCTGGGTCTACGATATCCGGGACAAAAGCACCGGTGAGGATTTGTACCCTGCCCTGAGGGAACGGTGGTTTCGGCCGGAGAGGGCCGGTTTCGAACCGCTTTCCCGGGAGATGTATCAGATTTTTGGACTGATGCCGACACCCAGCGACAGCCATCTCTGTGAATTTTTGCCTTTTGTTCATGATCCTGTGAAAAAACCCTGGGAGCGCTATGGCCTTCATACCCAAAGCTGGACGGGAAATCATGCGCGACGCGAGGTTCGGCGTGAACTTGCGCAGAAAATTGTCGCCGGTCAGGAGTCGGTGGAGCAACTTCGGAACTTGCGTACCGAGGGTGTTCCCGAGGTGATCGAAGGGGTTCATTTTAACCGAAACACCTTCATTCATCAGCTCAATCTTCCCAATAACGGATTGATTCCCAACCTCCAGAATGATGCGATCGTCGAGGTTCCCGGTGTGAGTTGCGGTCAGGGTGTGCAGGGCCTGGCCATGCCGCCTTTGCCCGAGGCAATCGCCGAGCTCTGCAGAAGGGAGCTTGCCTACAGTTCCCTGGTGGTGGACGCTTCTGTGGCAGGGGATCGTGAGCTGGCGCTTCAGGCCATGTTACTTGATCCCGTGGTAAACGATGTGGAGAGCGCCCGCCTGACCCTGGATCATCTCTTGCGGGAGTTCGCAGAGTTCCTTCCGCAGTTTGAGCGGTGATTGGTGAGCGGTATGACGCATCTCCTGTATTCGGGGTTGGAGGAGCTTCTCTCCCCGGCGGCGCTCTCGCGGGTGACGGGAGAGACCGTGGAGACCCTGGAGCGGCACCCCCTCTCGGCCGGCTTTGCCCATTCCGGCAGCGGGCTTGAATTTGTCCAGTGCCGGGGGCCCGGCGGGGGGAGCGGGCCGCGTCTGGTCCTGAAAAGGGTCTCCCGGGAGTGGGACTGGCTCATGCGCGTTACGGGAGACACCCGGTGCCGGTCGGTCTCTCTCTGGAGCCTAGGATTTTTTGATCGGCTCCCCCCGTGGTGCGAACCTCCGGTC
Proteins encoded in this window:
- a CDS encoding transporter substrate-binding domain-containing protein is translated as MGLFDSSGTSRLPRLVTVALIVLALLAVLTASLITCTIRQERSVLFEQGSQPEFIPSLETTRSIVVGGDWDYPPFEFINARGEPDGFNIAILNHIALIMGLDITIELTSWAEARRRIQSGEIDMLAGMYRSPEREDLHEFTVPHLIASYGIFVRKGSPITGPGDLGNAVILVQEGDLGHDYALTHELGREIVTVRDWTQVLKALSDGTGDCAIFGMGQGMREIRQENYTNLQMLHPPLFRRPYGMAVRKGDAELLAILNEGLSILNSTGLHDTIYQEWFGVLETPSFWQSRTAGILLALVGGALAAVLWSAGWIFLLRRQVARKTSQLQDALAQAEQANNAKSRFLASVSHELRTPLQGIMGMIDLLGQKDLDQEAQAQIHMLRGASEQLLRVLSDLLDVSRITVGTLSVKSNPFDLPPLVQWLEQTLHLAARQKGLHFSFSCQDLPRSVVGDQERIAQIVINLASNAIKFTPQGEVSVSFVYRQGRLFLTVQDTGPGLTHQELSRIFDPFVQLDQSSPAKTAGLGLGLSIVHSVVDLLGGEITVESEPGKGTTFHLSVPLPLASSPGKEDPPNPVVIPPEPGPPPRATAPARETASLEGLRLLVAEDEAINRLYLVRILEQQGCLVTATENGQEALNQARQNHYDLILMDVSMPEMDGIEATRAIRQWEQDQNRKPQPIIALTAHAFADDITLFLEAGMNSYVPKPYKARQLLQEISNTIEALSE
- a CDS encoding family 4 glycosyl hydrolase translates to MQKAPVIVIIGAGSAVFGQRAISAILRSERLRGADLRLVDIDESALECMYNLAQVMNRQWGSMASVSAHTDRRQALPGSDFVIVSVQVGPREEVWEKDWRIPRDYGIHQPYAENSGPGGLVHTARNLPLILAIARDMEELCPQAWMMNYVNPLIRLTQAVARYTKIKVVGMCHQLLWGYAMAMALLADLYGIDVPGDVKIDTNHETRHFREPLMAAGLEHLDIKAAGINHFSWVYDIRDKSTGEDLYPALRERWFRPERAGFEPLSREMYQIFGLMPTPSDSHLCEFLPFVHDPVKKPWERYGLHTQSWTGNHARREVRRELAQKIVAGQESVEQLRNLRTEGVPEVIEGVHFNRNTFIHQLNLPNNGLIPNLQNDAIVEVPGVSCGQGVQGLAMPPLPEAIAELCRRELAYSSLVVDASVAGDRELALQAMLLDPVVNDVESARLTLDHLLREFAEFLPQFER